Proteins from one Falco naumanni isolate bFalNau1 chromosome 10, bFalNau1.pat, whole genome shotgun sequence genomic window:
- the BDNF gene encoding brain-derived neurotrophic factor isoform X1, producing the protein MFHQVRRVMTILFLTMVISYFGCMKAAPMKEASVRGQGSLAYPGLRTHGTLESLNGPSAGSRGLTSLADTFEHVIEELLDEDQDIQPSEENKDADLYTSRVMLSSQVPLEPPLLFLLEEYKNYLDAANMSMRVRRHSDPARRGELSVCDSTSEWVTAAEKKTAVDMSGATVTVLEKVPVPKGQLKQYFYETKCNPKGYTKEGCRGIDKRHWNSQCRTTQSYVRALTMDNKKRVGWRFIRIDTSCVCTLTIKRGR; encoded by the coding sequence TTCCACCAAGTGAGAAGAGTGATGACCATCCTTTTCCTTACTATGGTTATCTCATACTTCGGTTGCATGAAAGCTGCCCCGATGAAAGAAGCTAGTGTAAGAGGACAAGGCAGCTTGGCTTACCCAGGTCTTCGGACCCATGGGACTCTTGAGAGCCTAAACGGGCCCAGTGCTGGTTCAAGAGGACTGACATCGCTGGCGGACACTTTTGAACATGTCATAGAGGAGCTTCTAGATGAGGACCAGGACATCCAGCCCAGTGAGGAAAACAAGGATGCAGACTTGTACACATCCCGAGTCATGCTAAGCAGTCAAGTGCCTTTGGAACCCCCACTGCTCTTTCTGCTCGAGGAGTACAAAAACTACTTGGATGCTGCAAACATGTCCATGAGGGTCCGGCGCCACTCTGACCCAGCTCGCCGTGGGGAACTGAGCGTCTGTGACAGCACAAGCGAGTGGGTGACGGCGGCAGAGAAAAAGACTGCAGTGGACATGTCAGGGGCGACTGTCACAGTCCTGGAAAAAGTCCCGGTACCCAAAGGCCAACTGAAGCAATACTTCTATGAGACCAAATGCAACCCCAAGGGGTACACGAAGGAGGGATGCAGGGGCATAGACAAGAGGCACTGGAACTCCCAGTGCCGAACTACCCAGTCTTACGTGAGAGCTCTCACCATGGATAATAAAAAGAGAGTTGGCTGGCGCTTTATAAGGATAGACACTTCCTGTGTATGTACATTAACCATTAAAAGGGGAAGATAG
- the BDNF gene encoding brain-derived neurotrophic factor isoform X2 gives MTILFLTMVISYFGCMKAAPMKEASVRGQGSLAYPGLRTHGTLESLNGPSAGSRGLTSLADTFEHVIEELLDEDQDIQPSEENKDADLYTSRVMLSSQVPLEPPLLFLLEEYKNYLDAANMSMRVRRHSDPARRGELSVCDSTSEWVTAAEKKTAVDMSGATVTVLEKVPVPKGQLKQYFYETKCNPKGYTKEGCRGIDKRHWNSQCRTTQSYVRALTMDNKKRVGWRFIRIDTSCVCTLTIKRGR, from the coding sequence ATGACCATCCTTTTCCTTACTATGGTTATCTCATACTTCGGTTGCATGAAAGCTGCCCCGATGAAAGAAGCTAGTGTAAGAGGACAAGGCAGCTTGGCTTACCCAGGTCTTCGGACCCATGGGACTCTTGAGAGCCTAAACGGGCCCAGTGCTGGTTCAAGAGGACTGACATCGCTGGCGGACACTTTTGAACATGTCATAGAGGAGCTTCTAGATGAGGACCAGGACATCCAGCCCAGTGAGGAAAACAAGGATGCAGACTTGTACACATCCCGAGTCATGCTAAGCAGTCAAGTGCCTTTGGAACCCCCACTGCTCTTTCTGCTCGAGGAGTACAAAAACTACTTGGATGCTGCAAACATGTCCATGAGGGTCCGGCGCCACTCTGACCCAGCTCGCCGTGGGGAACTGAGCGTCTGTGACAGCACAAGCGAGTGGGTGACGGCGGCAGAGAAAAAGACTGCAGTGGACATGTCAGGGGCGACTGTCACAGTCCTGGAAAAAGTCCCGGTACCCAAAGGCCAACTGAAGCAATACTTCTATGAGACCAAATGCAACCCCAAGGGGTACACGAAGGAGGGATGCAGGGGCATAGACAAGAGGCACTGGAACTCCCAGTGCCGAACTACCCAGTCTTACGTGAGAGCTCTCACCATGGATAATAAAAAGAGAGTTGGCTGGCGCTTTATAAGGATAGACACTTCCTGTGTATGTACATTAACCATTAAAAGGGGAAGATAG